Below is a window of Haloterrigena alkaliphila DNA.
CTCGTTGCTGTTGGCACACCGACACGATCGCGACCACCGACACGATCGCGACGGTGGAATCGCGCGCCAGTTCCGGCCGGTGAGCTGCGTCAGTCCCCGACGTTCGCGTCGGCGTGTAACAGCTCCGCGGTCAGGTACTCGAGGAACTTCTCGGGGTGTTCGGCGTGGGGAAGCTGGGTCGCGTAGTCGATGACGACCAGATCCAGGTCGGCCGTCTCCGCGAGCTCTCGGCCCTCGCGCAGCGGGACGAGTTCGGCGTCGCGACCCCAGACGAGCGTGGTCGGCGTCTCGAGGGCCGTCAGTTCTGTCTGTAGATCGAAGTCCGGATCGAGCGTGCCGCTGCTGAACGAGGCGGGCGCGTAGCGGGCCCCCGGCTGGTGGGCGCTTCGCCAGGCGTAGTCGACCGCCTCGTCGTCGATCCGCGAGGACTCGTAGTAGCCGTCGCGGTCGTAGAAGTAGCGGATCGACGGCTTGCTCGCCAGCAGGTTGAACAGCGTCGTGCCGACGATCGGCGTCCGAAGGAGGGTCCGTACCCACGGCCGTTCGTCGATCGTCTGGTCGGTCGGACAGATCAACACGAGTTGCTCGAAGTCGCCCTCGGCGGCGGCTTCGACGGCGAACGAGCCGGTCAGGGAGGAGGCGACGACGATCGGGTCGTCGGTGACGTCGGCCGCGAAATCGCGAACGAACTCGGCGTAGAGGGTCGCCGAGTAGACCAGCGGCGGTCGCTCGGAGCGACCGAAGCCGGGGAGATCGACCGCGAACACGCGGTACTCTTCGGCGAGGCGCTCGACGAGCGATTCGAACTCGTGGCTGCTCGCACCGGCGTGAATCCCGTGCAGCAAGAGCATGTCGGGATCGTTCGGATCCCCCGCGACCGTGTAGGCCGTCTCGATGCCGCGCCAGCGGTAGGTCCGCTCGATTCCGACGAGCGGGTTCTCGAGGTCGCCCGCGCGCTTTTTGAGGAGGCGATTGCCGAGCACGGCTGCACCGACGGTTCCGACCGCTGCACCGAGGACTGTTCGGGCTTTCATGGACGGGCGTACGGTGGCGACGGCCTTAGGCGTGCGGTTGCCGTTCAGGATCTGCCCGCAGCGCAGCGACCCGCGTTCGCCGCCCCGGTCTCGAGACTGCTAGTCCTCGCCGCGATTTCCGTTCCCGGTCTCCAGTTCGTCGATGCACTCCTCGACCGGCGTCAGCAGGTCGTCGGCGATGGCGTACGGATCGGTCTCCCCCTCGCGGACGGCCTCGGCGAGGTCGTCGATCCCGCCGGCGGCCTCGAGGCGGTCCTCGAGCACGGCGTGGACGTCCTCGCGCAGCAGCGTCCGGATCTCCTCGGCGTAGCGTCCGCGGACCTGCTCGGCGTGCTCGCCGGAGTCGACGAGGTACTGGCGGTGGTTCGCGAACTCGTCGATGAGTTCCTCGACGCCGGTGCCCGTCGTGGCGACGGTCTCGACGATGGGCGTGGTCCAGCCCTCGGGTTCCGCCTCGTCGGCGTCGTCCTCGGGGTCCCAGTCGTCGTGGGCGTCGATGACTTCCTGGCTGTGGTGGCCGCCGCCCCCGCCGGCACCACCGCTCGTGCCGCCCCCGTCGTCGAGCTGGATCATATCCCGTAACTCCTGCACGGTCCGGTCGGTCCCGTCGCGGTCGGCCTTGTTGACCACGAAGACGTCCGCGATCTCGAGGATCCCCGCCTTGAGCGTCTGGATCTCGTCGCCCGATCCCGGCGGGACGAGCACGGCCACGGTGTCGGCGGTCCGGACGATGTCGATCTCGTTCTGTCCGGCGCCGACGGTCTCGATGATGATCTTGTCCTTGCCGAAGGCGTCCATCGCCTTGACGGCGTCCGCGGTGGCCGTCGACAGCCCCCCGAGCGTCCCGCGCGCGCTCATCGACCGCACGAAGACGTCCATGTCCCCCACGGTGGAGGCCATCCGGATGCGGTCGCCCAGCACCGCGCCGCCGGTGAAGGGCGAGGAGGGGTCGATCGCGATGATGCCGACCGTCTCGCCCCGGTCGCGGTAGGTCTCGGCGAGTTTGTCGACCAGCGTCGACTTCCCCGCGCCCGGCGAGCCGGTGATGCCGATCACGTCGGCCTCGCCGGTGTGGGCGTACAGCGCCGAGACGAGCTCCCGGTAGCCCGGGGCGCGGTTCTCGATCTTCGAGATGACCCGGGCCAGCGCGCGGTGTTCGCCCGCGAGCAGGCCCTCGAGTAACTCGTCGTCGCTCATCGCTCGGGCGCGTTCTCGCGGACGAAGTCGATGGTCTCCGCGACCGACGTCCCGGGGCCGAAGATGGCCGAGACGCCCTGAGCCTTCAGTTCGTCGCGGTCTTCCTCGGGGATGACGCCGCCGGCCAGCACGAGCGTGTCCTCCTTCGCGCCGTACTCCTCGAGTCCGTCCATGATCTTCGGGATGAGCGTGTCGTGGGCGCCCGAGAGGATGGAGATGCCCAGCACGTCGACGTCCTCCTGGACCGCCGCCTGGACGATCTCTTCGGGTGCCTTGTGTAGCCCGGAGTAGATGACCTCGAAGCCGGCGTCGCGGAACGCTCGCGCGATAACGTGGGCCCCCCGATCGTGGCCGTCGAGACCGACTTTGGCGACGAGACACCGGATCGACTCCTGCTCCTGTTCGCTACTCATACCCCTCACTTCCCCGGCCGCCTCTTTGACTCTAACGGAAAATCGTGGCATTTGCCGCTCGGCGGGCACTCCGCGAGGCGAACCGAACGTCACCCCGGCAACGCGGGCGCGAACCTATCAGCGAGCGGGATGGATCGACTGGACCAACGTGAACCAAAGGCTAAAGAGCGAAACGACCTAACATTCCGCTAATGACTATCGTTCGTTTACTGCGGAGGGATCTCTCGTGGGCGTCGAAATAAAAGAGACCAGGGTACCCGACGCCGAGTTCGAGGAGATGAGGGGCTTCGTCTTCGAGTACCTCGCGGCCAGCGTCGAGAAGGAAGAGGAGGGCGGTCGCATGCGCTGGTACCCCTGGCACTCGGCGGAGTACCGGCACAACCACATCCTCAACGTGGTCGACCTCGCCGAGGAGATCGCCCGTGAAGAGGGCGCCGACGTCGACGTCACCCGCGTCGCCGCGCTCTTCCACGACGTCGCGAAACTCGAGACCGATCAGGAACTCCACGCCGAGGCCGGCGCGCGGGTCGCCCGCGAGTACCTCGAGTCGCGCGCGGACTACCCCGAGTCGTTCATCGACCAGGTGTGTCGCGCGATCGAACACCACTCCTACCAGGGCGACCTGACCGACCTGGCCCTCGAGACCCAGTGTCTCATCGAGGCAGACCTGCTCGACAAGGTCGGGGCCAACGGCACCGCGCTGATGCTGTTGCGGATGGGCTACGAGGCCCGCACCCACATGGACACCGACGAGATGGTCGATCGCGTCCTCGAGCGCGGCTACGACGCCGCCTCGCGGGTCCAGAGCGACACCGCCGAGGGGATCGCCCACCAGCGGCTGAAACGCGTCAAGTGGTTCCGCGAGTGGCTCGAGGACGAGATCGCCGCGATGGGCTGACGGCCCGTCCACTCGAGGGCGTCGAGCAATTCGAGCCTCAGGTTCGTCCCACGAGCGGCGCGTACCCTAGACGAACCGGAGCGCCCCGACCGCGAGGAAGAGCAGTCCGAACCCGACGAGCACGACGGCGCTGAGCGCCGCGACCGCGGGCGCGAAGGCGTCGACGCGACGCCGGGCCGCGACCATCGTGGCGGGGTAGGCCGTGATCCAGATCGCAATTCCCGCGAAGAAGCCGACGAGCAGCGACGGCGATCCGGTCTCGACGACCAGCACGCCCTCGAGCGCCGCGCCGGCGCCGGGGACGTGGGAGAGCACGTCGAGCGTTCCGGGCTGGAGCAGGCCGACGCCGACGGTGAGCCAGAAGCCGATCTGGTAGGGGTTGGTCAGCGAGAGGACGAACGTCTTCCGGAACCCCTTCGCGACGCCCTGACCGTCGCCGGTGAACGAGGCGGCGTCTCTGGCCTCGCGGACGGCGCCGACGGCGAAGTACAGCATCAGGAAGCCGCCGGCGAGGTAGAGCGCGGGCCGCACGGCCGGGGAGCGATCGATCACGGCGATGGCGCCGCCCAGCGCGAGCACGAAGAACAGCACGTCCGCGGACATCGCGCCGAGGCCGGCCCGGAAGCCGGCCCCCCAGCCGCGGACGACGCTCTCCTCGGCGATGATGGCGTTCATCGGTCCCGGCGGCGCCGCGAGGGCCAATCCGAAGACGACCCCCGCGAGCGCGGTGGTGAGTAAGGCCACGGGTCTCGGCCTCGAGTCGTCGCCCGGTCGTAAAAAGCGCAGTGAATTCCTCGCCGACACGCCGCCTTTGAGGTGCTCGAGGCCGTAGCCGTCCGTATGGTCGACGTTCTCACGGACGACATCGCCCGGTTCGTTCGCGCGGTCGGGCCGGACCCCGACGAGACGCTGCGCGAGATGGACGCCTACGCCGAGCGGGAGGACTTCCCCCACGTCGGGCCCGAGGCCGGCGCCACCCTCCGGTTTCTCGCCCGCGCGACCGACGCCGAACGGATCTTCGAGTTCGGCTCGGGCTACGGCTACTCCGCGTACTGGATGGCCGACGCGCTCCCCGCCGACGGCGAAATCGTCCTCACCGAGGTCGACGCGGACGAACTCGAGTTAGCCCGCGACTACATGGCCGCCGGCGGCTACGACGACCGCGCGCGGTACGAACTCGGCGACGCGCTCGAGACGATCGAGGACTACGACGGCCCGTTCGACGTGGTCCTGATCGACCACCAGAAACCGCGCTACGTCGACGCGTTCGAAGCCGTTCGCTCGACGGTCCCCGTCGGGGGCGTCGTCGTCGCGGACAACGCGATCACCGCGGGCCCCATCGAGTTCGACAAACTGCTCCAGTGGGCGGAGGGTGGCGACCCAGAGGATGCGAACGAACACACGCGCGGGATCGCCGACTACCTCGAGCGCGTCACGAGCGACCCCGACTTCGAGACGATCGTGCTGCCGCTCGGCGAGGGGATCGCGGTCAGTTATCGAATCGAGTGAGTGTCGGTATCGGGACCTCGAGTGACGAGTCGGGTCTTTGGGACCGCTCGCGACACTCGCATTCACTCAATGCTGGCCGAGGTCAGCGCGTGCCGAATGGAGGTGTCAACGTGCGGTGGCGCGCGCTGTTGATCGCCCGAGCGAATGCGAGGGCGATCAGCGATAGCGTGCGAGGTCTTCGCGAGTATCACGAGCGAACGGCTTGGAAGACGCACAGCGTCTTCCAGTGGATGAGCGAACGACCGTAGGGAGTGAGCGAATCGGCTGGGGAGGACGTGGCTACTCCCTGTTGCCACGATGGCAGAAACGCTCGTGTTACCGACGTTCCCCTCCCATACAGTCAGTAAAATCTAAATGAAAATTCGAAATCCGCGCCGAACGACCGTTATCGCGTCGAGTACTCGGACTCGCCCTCGAGCACCCGATCTTCGGGCGTGTCGCCGCTCGAGGTGGCGCCGTACTCCCGGAAGCCGAGGAACATCGTCGCCGCGCAGGCGATCAGCAGCGTCGCCCACGTGATCGCGGTCAGCGACCCGACGAGCGTGGCGTCGTGCCCGGGAACCGCGGCGGCGACCGTCTCGAGGCCGATCGCGTGGAGGCCGCCGATACCGAGGAAGCCGACCCAGAACGCGAGCGCGAGGGTGGCGAGCGTGCGCCGGGAGACCCGGGTCGCGTACTGCGCGACGCAGTAGACGCCCGCGATGGCCAGCGCCGTCGCGCCGAGCGTCGGTGCGATCGAATCGACCGCTCCGGTCGCGACGCCGGCGACGGCGAAGCAGGCGAACGATACGGCGAGCAGCAACCGATCCGAACTGGTGCTGGTTGGTGTCGGAATCACGTCGTGCACCGCCTTGGAGGGACGAACAGCCGATCGAATATATAGCTGTTGGCTCGTCTCGCGGTCGTGAGAACCGGCTACTCGGCGGCCTCGAGCGCCGGCAGCGTCACCGAGAACGTCGATCCCTCGCCCGGTTCGCTCTCGACGCTGATCTCGCCGCCGTGGCGTTCGACGATCCGGCGACAGAGCGCCAGCCCGATCCCGGTCCCGGCGTGTTCCTCGTGACTGTGCAGGCGCTGGAAGACTTCGAAGACCCGGTCGGCGTCGTCGGGGTCGATTCCGATCCCCTCGTCGCGCACCGAGACGGTCCACTGGGAGCCGCCGTTCTCCGCGGTTTCACCGCTCCGTTCCGAGGCGCTACGCGCCTCGCACCGTTCGGCCGAGACGTCGACCCGCGGCGGTTCGTCGCCGCTGTACTCGATGGCGTTCGACAGCAAGTTCTGGAACACCTGTCGGAGCTGGCTCCTGTCGCCCCGAACCCGGGGCAGCGACGGGACCGATATATCGGCGTCGGATTCCTCTATCTGGAGCTGCAAGTCCGCGAGCACGTCGTCGAGAACGGCATCCAACTCGACCGGTTCGAACGGATCGCCCCGCGTCTCGACCCGCGAGTACTCGAGCAGACCGTCGATCATCTCGCGCATGCGCTCCGCGCCGTCGACTGCGAAGGCGATGAACTCCCGCCCGTCGTCGTCGAGCTCGTCCCCGTAGCGGTTCTCGAGCAACTGGAGGTAGCTCGTGACCATCCGCAGCGGTTCCTGCAGGTCGTGGCTGGCGGCGTAGGCGAACTGCTCGAGTCGTTCGTTCGATTCCTCGAGTTTGCGCTGGTACTCCGCCCGCTCGGTCACGTCCTGGACGACGAGCATCCCCGTCCGCCCGTCGCCGCCGGTCCGGACGGGGAGCGTGCGCGCCAGCAACTCGCGGTCGCGATAGCGCACGTCGAAGGATCGTTCCTCGCCCTCGAGGGTGGCGCGGAAGTGGGGTTCGATCTCCGCGAGCAGGTCGTCGGAATAGCGCTCGTGGATCGTCTGTCCGATCGCCGCCTCCCGATCGATCCCGAGTTCGCCGACCAGCTGGCCGCCGGCGGCCGTGTACCGCAGGTCCTCGTCGTACAGCGCGACGATCCCGTTCGGAAAGTTCTCCGCGAGTGTGCGGTAGCGCTGTTCGCTCTCCTCGAGGCGGCGCTGGCGTTCCTCGCGCTCGGTGACGTCACGGACGACGCCGACCCGTTCGGGACCGTCGCCGACCGACGTCACCGTCGCTTCGACCGGAATCCGCTCGCCGGATGTCGTCTCGAGTTCGGTCTCGACCGTCGGGACGTCGCTCTCGTCGGCGGCCACCTCCCGGGCGAGGTTCATCACCGATTCGTCGACGACGAGGGAGGCGTGTGCGCCGATCAGCTCCTCGCGGTCGTAGCCGGTCAGCGCCACGTAGGCGTCGTTGACGGTCGTGAACCGACCGTCCGCGTCGAGCTCGTAGATCCCGTCCTCGATCGTCTCGACGATCGTCTCGTAGGTGCGAAGCTCCCGTTCGCGGGCCTTTCGCTCGGAGATATCGCGGAAGTAGATCGACAGCCCCGTCTCGGAGGGGTAGACCTGTACCTGCGCCCAGATCCCCAGCGGTTCCGATCGGCGCTCGAACGAGATCGGTTCCTGCGTCTCGAGCGCCTCGCGGTACCGTTCGTCGAGGTCCGACTCGACTGCGTCGGGGAACACGTCCCAGACGACGGTGCCGAGGAGGTCCTCGCGCGAGCGGCCCAGCAACTCCTCGGCCGTCTCGTTGACGTGGGTGAACCGGAACTCGTCGTCGAGCGCGTAGAACCCGTCCGAGATCCGGCCGAGGATCTCGCTCAGCTCCGTCTCGAGTTCGCTCTTGCGGCGCTCGAGGCGTCGTTTCTGGGTTTTCAGTTCCGTGACGTCCTCGCCGACGGAGATGACTCGCTCGAGGCCGCCGTCGGCGCCGAAGACGGGCGCGGCGTTGACCGAGAACCACCGGCGCTCGCCGTCCGGCCCGGTGAGGACGAGTTCCCGGTCGAACACCGCCTCCCCCGTCTCGCGGACCTGCGCGGCGGGCGTCCGTTCGGGATCGAGCGGGTCACCGTCGGCGTCGGAGACGGTCCAGCCGTCGATCGCCGTCGCGTCGCCGATAGTGACGCGGTCGGTGACGCCGAGGGTCTCCCGCGCCCGGCGGTTCGACAGCATCGTCTCGCCGTCGGCGTCTTCGACCGAGATCGCCACCGGGGCGGTCCGGAGGAGTTTCTCGGTCTGGGCGCGCTCGCGCTCGAGGTGGCGCTCGTGGCGGAGCCGATCGAACGTCGCCTCGAGGCTCGAGGCCACGATCTTCGCCAGCGAGCGGTCGCCGTCGTCGAAGGCGTTGCGGGCCTCGGAGCCGATGATGACGACGCCGTGGTCGCCGATGGGGAGACAGATCTCGCTGCGGACCGGCGTGTCGGCGTTGTAGACGTCGGGGTCGGCCGTCACGTCGCTATAGGTTTCGGGCTCGCCGGTGTCGAAGACGCGCCAGGCGATCCCCTCGCCCGCCGCGAACGTCGGGAGTTCGCCGAACAGCGCGTCGGCCGGCGCCGACCAGGCCGTCGGGCGAAGGACGTCCGCGTCGGGGTCGTGGAGAAAGACGCCGTTGATCTCGAGTCCCAGGATCTCGACGAGGTGGTGACAGGCCCGCTCGGCGACGTACTCGCGGGTCGTCCCCTCGAGCCACTCCTGGACGGCCTCGTTGAGGCGACGCAACTGGGTCGCGCGCCGGCGCTGTTCGGTCACGTCGTAGTAGAGTTCGATCCGGCCGCCCGCGTAGGGGCCGGATTCGACGGGCCGGCTCCGGTGTTCGAGCCAGCGTTCCTCGCGGTCGTCGTCGGGCGTGACGCGACACTCGAACTGCTCGACGGCGCCGTCTGCGTCGTACGCCTCGAGGAGGGTCTTCGAAAACGACGCGGTATCGGCCATCCGTTCGCCGATCGTCCCGGTGACCAGTTCGCGCTTGTCGCGGCCGACGACGTCGGCCCGGTCGATCCCGAAGTATCGCTCGCTCGCCTCGTTGATCCACGCCACCTCGAACTCCTCGTCGAGGACGAACACGCCGACGTCGGCCTCCTCGAGGATCGTGGGAACCGGTTCGAACGGGGCGGCCGTCGACGCCTCGCGTTCCCGGACGACCCCGACCGAGCCCCGGGACCCGTCGTCGAGACGGACCGCCGCCGATCGGAACTCGCAGGGCACCGTCGCGCCGTCGGCGCTCCGGATCGCGGTTTCGACGGCGACGACCGTCTCGCCGTCGGACCCGGATCGCGCCCGCTCGAGTCGCTTCACCGCCCGTTCCGGGAGGAGGACCGAGACGTGCGACCCGAGGAGGTCGTCGCGGGCGTAGCCCGTCGTCTCGAGGAGGGCGTCGTCGACCGCGAGGAACCGATCGTCGGCGTCGAGGCGGACGATCCCGCCGTCGACGCAATCGACGAGCGCTCGACTACATTGCAATGCCGTTCGATCGTCGCCGGCCCCCCAGAATGTCGTGACCGCCGACGCTGGCCGATCGCTCATTACCTCCTCCAGGTCGCTCACGCGCATAAGTCCGGCGTAAGGTCCGCGCCGACCGGCCCGGCGTCAGGTCTTCGCTGACCGACCCCGCGCCGGGTGCGCGTCGACCGTGGGGCCGTCAGCCGTCCCTACTCCTCTCCGCCGTCGGAGAGGACGCGCTCTTCGGGCGACGGCCGGCCGGGATGGATCCCGTAACTGGCGAAGCCGTACAGCACCGTCGTCGCCACCGCACAGCAGACGACCGCACCGGCGGTCGCCTCGAGGACGAGTGGGATGGTCGTTCCGACAAATACGTCGCCGACGGCGGCCGCCGAATCGCTCGCGGGGGCCGCCACCAGCGCGTACGGGATGAACGCGACGACGGCGCCGGCCCACCAGCGTTTCGTCGTCAGTCGGAGTCGCTCGACGCCGTAGTCGCGGGCGCCGTTGGCGACGCCGGCGATTCCGAGCGTCGTCAGCAGCAGCGACGGGAGCAGTCGGAGGGGCGACTCTAACCCGGTATTAACGGCGATCCCGACGGCGACGAGCGCGACGGACCCGGCGAGTAGCGACCCGGAGGGAGCGGAGAACGGTCGTGGCATGGCTGCGAACCGGTAGTGAGTCGTTGTACAAAACTCTCGCGAAGCGGCCGCGCTCGAGCGTGCGCGTCGTGACCACGACGCGGTCGCGGTCGACAACAAAGAACGTATTACCGGCGTCGACGAGTCGAAGGTGAGAGTATGTGGCTCAGGAACCGACTGGCTTCGAACCGGACCGCCGCGGACGTGCGTCGTCAGCCGTCGACACGCGTCGGCCCGTCCGATCGACGGACGAGCGCGGACGGCCCGTTCCGACCGATCACGGAGGGGAATCCGTGCAGTTCGTGAAACGACTCTGGAAACGACACGTACAGGACCAGCCCGACGGCTATCAGGCGTACGTCTCCCTGCCGACGGACGACGCCGAACCGTCGGTCGGAGACGTACACGACTGTATCGACCGGCTGGAACACGCCTTCGAGGGCCGCCTCGACGTGTACGCGCGGGTGAGTCGGATCGCCGTGGTCTCCGATCCTGTCTCCGCCGATCAGTTCGACGACGACGCGTTCGAGGCCGCCCTCGAGCGACTCGAGGCGTGTTACGAGGCGCACTCGCTGGCCCGGCTGGAAAAGTGGCGGTCGGCCGACGATCGGCTCGTCAAATCCTACGTCGTCGTCCCGGTCAAGCCGCTGTTTCCCCGCGACCGAACCGACGACGCGCCGCGGGTTCGGTCGGTCGTCGAGTGACGGGGACGGATGCGGTGGTCAGTCGTCGACGCGCGCCGACCAGTCCAACGCGCGCCGATCAGTCGTCGTCGGTCGGACCGGGCTCGGACCCGGGGTCCCGGTCGGAGCGCGGGGACTGACTGCCGGCTGATCGGTCGCTTCCGGTCGATCGACCGCTGCTCGATCCGTCATCGTCGGGTGCAACGTTGGCGGTGCGTCCCATCCAGCCGCCGATGTTCTCGGAGACGTAGTCTTTCCCGCCCCAGCCGAAGGCGACGCCGGCGCCGATGGCGACCGCCGCGGCGAGGCCCCACGCGAGCGCTCGCGCGAAGACGTAGAGGATGCTGACGTCGATCCCCATCGTGTCGAGGCCGATGACGATCGCGGTGAAGTAGAGGAACATGCGGGCGCCGTTGGCGAACCAGTTCCCGTAGACCGTCTCGGCGGCGGCGCGCGTCCGCTCGATGATGTCACCGACGAAGTCGGCGACGACGAAGCCGATGACGATGACGAGCAGCCCGGCGATAAAGGCCGGCAGATACGAGACGGCCGTCGCGATCCACTCGGATAGTAACTGGATCGCGAGCGCGTTGGCGGCCGCGAGGATCGCCAGGGAGTAGACGAACCACTTCGCGAGCGAGCCGAACGCGCTCGAGACGGCCCGTTCCGTCCCGCCGAGGATGCGTCCCAGCGGCGTCTCGAGGACCATTCTATCGAGTTCGATACCGTCGGCGAGGCTCCGCACGGCTTTGGCGGCGATACGGCCGACGATCCAGCCGATGAAGAGGATCACCAGCGCGCCGACAAGTCGCGGGAGGAACGTGACGAGTTCCGCGATCGGATCCTGCAACCAGTCCGGAATCGGTCCTTGCTGTGCGAGTTGGGGTTGTACCATACACCGAATCGTGGGCCTCACGGCGTTTCGTAATTGCGTGCCTATCGAACTGTCGTGAAACCAACCGTTCGTCGTCGGAGACGGCGCGCCGATTGAAGTGTCCGTTGACCGGAATTGCGCGCCGAACGGACCGTGACGGATCGAGGTCGGTTCCGAGCTTCGTCGTCGCATCCATCGCCGGCGACGGCGCACCGACCGTCGCGCAGTCGGGCGATAATCGAGGTTTGGCCGTACTGTCGCCGATCGGCCGACAGATCAACCGGTGACACCGTCGGATTCGGAGAACGGTCGCAGACGGTAAGTACCGAGTTTCATGCATGACTGTGATCGGCGGCGTCCGGACGTCGAGGGCCGGTCACGAGGTCGCGTCGAGCCGCGAATCGGTGCGATTCGCTCGTTCGTCGGGTCGGCCCTGACGGCTGCGCCGCAAGACTCGATTTCGGCGTTCGGATCCGCCGATTCGCGTAATCGCGGATTAGCACAGCGAGGGAACAGGCCCGTTCTCGAAGGTCGGCAGCGAGCGAGAATCACGGCGTCTCTCGAGCGGCGAGATACCTCGAGACAGCAGGGCACCGCCGGTGAGCCGGCGACGCCGGTGGGGGCGAACCGTCTCAGCGAGGCGCCTCACCTCGAGTCGCCGCTCTCGGGACCGTCCCCGGAACGCGGCTCGAGGTACGGTTCGGGCATGAGGTCCTCGATGGGCTGGGCGTCGAGCCACTCGAGCAGCGCGACGAGTTGGTCGGTCGCGGCCTCGAACAGTTCCGCGCCGATTTCGGGGGTCGCGTCGGTCTGATCGCCGAAGACGCCGTTGGGGCTGTTCTCGATGCAGTCGTAGAAGGTG
It encodes the following:
- a CDS encoding alpha/beta fold hydrolase — translated: MKARTVLGAAVGTVGAAVLGNRLLKKRAGDLENPLVGIERTYRWRGIETAYTVAGDPNDPDMLLLHGIHAGASSHEFESLVERLAEEYRVFAVDLPGFGRSERPPLVYSATLYAEFVRDFAADVTDDPIVVASSLTGSFAVEAAAEGDFEQLVLICPTDQTIDERPWVRTLLRTPIVGTTLFNLLASKPSIRYFYDRDGYYESSRIDDEAVDYAWRSAHQPGARYAPASFSSGTLDPDFDLQTELTALETPTTLVWGRDAELVPLREGRELAETADLDLVVIDYATQLPHAEHPEKFLEYLTAELLHADANVGD
- a CDS encoding mechanosensitive ion channel family protein encodes the protein MVQPQLAQQGPIPDWLQDPIAELVTFLPRLVGALVILFIGWIVGRIAAKAVRSLADGIELDRMVLETPLGRILGGTERAVSSAFGSLAKWFVYSLAILAAANALAIQLLSEWIATAVSYLPAFIAGLLVIVIGFVVADFVGDIIERTRAAAETVYGNWFANGARMFLYFTAIVIGLDTMGIDVSILYVFARALAWGLAAAVAIGAGVAFGWGGKDYVSENIGGWMGRTANVAPDDDGSSSGRSTGSDRSAGSQSPRSDRDPGSEPGPTDDD
- a CDS encoding LysE family translocator, with protein sequence MALLTTALAGVVFGLALAAPPGPMNAIIAEESVVRGWGAGFRAGLGAMSADVLFFVLALGGAIAVIDRSPAVRPALYLAGGFLMLYFAVGAVREARDAASFTGDGQGVAKGFRKTFVLSLTNPYQIGFWLTVGVGLLQPGTLDVLSHVPGAGAALEGVLVVETGSPSLLVGFFAGIAIWITAYPATMVAARRRVDAFAPAVAALSAVVLVGFGLLFLAVGALRFV
- a CDS encoding O-methyltransferase, translated to MVDVLTDDIARFVRAVGPDPDETLREMDAYAEREDFPHVGPEAGATLRFLARATDAERIFEFGSGYGYSAYWMADALPADGEIVLTEVDADELELARDYMAAGGYDDRARYELGDALETIEDYDGPFDVVLIDHQKPRYVDAFEAVRSTVPVGGVVVADNAITAGPIEFDKLLQWAEGGDPEDANEHTRGIADYLERVTSDPDFETIVLPLGEGIAVSYRIE
- a CDS encoding HD domain-containing protein, translated to MGVEIKETRVPDAEFEEMRGFVFEYLAASVEKEEEGGRMRWYPWHSAEYRHNHILNVVDLAEEIAREEGADVDVTRVAALFHDVAKLETDQELHAEAGARVAREYLESRADYPESFIDQVCRAIEHHSYQGDLTDLALETQCLIEADLLDKVGANGTALMLLRMGYEARTHMDTDEMVDRVLERGYDAASRVQSDTAEGIAHQRLKRVKWFREWLEDEIAAMG
- a CDS encoding DUF1467 domain-containing protein; the protein is MPRPFSAPSGSLLAGSVALVAVGIAVNTGLESPLRLLPSLLLTTLGIAGVANGARDYGVERLRLTTKRWWAGAVVAFIPYALVAAPASDSAAAVGDVFVGTTIPLVLEATAGAVVCCAVATTVLYGFASYGIHPGRPSPEERVLSDGGEE
- a CDS encoding cobalamin B12-binding domain-containing protein; the encoded protein is MSSEQEQESIRCLVAKVGLDGHDRGAHVIARAFRDAGFEVIYSGLHKAPEEIVQAAVQEDVDVLGISILSGAHDTLIPKIMDGLEEYGAKEDTLVLAGGVIPEEDRDELKAQGVSAIFGPGTSVAETIDFVRENAPER
- a CDS encoding PAS domain S-box protein, with product MSDRPASAVTTFWGAGDDRTALQCSRALVDCVDGGIVRLDADDRFLAVDDALLETTGYARDDLLGSHVSVLLPERAVKRLERARSGSDGETVVAVETAIRSADGATVPCEFRSAAVRLDDGSRGSVGVVREREASTAAPFEPVPTILEEADVGVFVLDEEFEVAWINEASERYFGIDRADVVGRDKRELVTGTIGERMADTASFSKTLLEAYDADGAVEQFECRVTPDDDREERWLEHRSRPVESGPYAGGRIELYYDVTEQRRRATQLRRLNEAVQEWLEGTTREYVAERACHHLVEILGLEINGVFLHDPDADVLRPTAWSAPADALFGELPTFAAGEGIAWRVFDTGEPETYSDVTADPDVYNADTPVRSEICLPIGDHGVVIIGSEARNAFDDGDRSLAKIVASSLEATFDRLRHERHLERERAQTEKLLRTAPVAISVEDADGETMLSNRRARETLGVTDRVTIGDATAIDGWTVSDADGDPLDPERTPAAQVRETGEAVFDRELVLTGPDGERRWFSVNAAPVFGADGGLERVISVGEDVTELKTQKRRLERRKSELETELSEILGRISDGFYALDDEFRFTHVNETAEELLGRSREDLLGTVVWDVFPDAVESDLDERYREALETQEPISFERRSEPLGIWAQVQVYPSETGLSIYFRDISERKARERELRTYETIVETIEDGIYELDADGRFTTVNDAYVALTGYDREELIGAHASLVVDESVMNLAREVAADESDVPTVETELETTSGERIPVEATVTSVGDGPERVGVVRDVTEREERQRRLEESEQRYRTLAENFPNGIVALYDEDLRYTAAGGQLVGELGIDREAAIGQTIHERYSDDLLAEIEPHFRATLEGEERSFDVRYRDRELLARTLPVRTGGDGRTGMLVVQDVTERAEYQRKLEESNERLEQFAYAASHDLQEPLRMVTSYLQLLENRYGDELDDDGREFIAFAVDGAERMREMIDGLLEYSRVETRGDPFEPVELDAVLDDVLADLQLQIEESDADISVPSLPRVRGDRSQLRQVFQNLLSNAIEYSGDEPPRVDVSAERCEARSASERSGETAENGGSQWTVSVRDEGIGIDPDDADRVFEVFQRLHSHEEHAGTGIGLALCRRIVERHGGEISVESEPGEGSTFSVTLPALEAAE
- the meaB gene encoding methylmalonyl Co-A mutase-associated GTPase MeaB — translated: MSDDELLEGLLAGEHRALARVISKIENRAPGYRELVSALYAHTGEADVIGITGSPGAGKSTLVDKLAETYRDRGETVGIIAIDPSSPFTGGAVLGDRIRMASTVGDMDVFVRSMSARGTLGGLSTATADAVKAMDAFGKDKIIIETVGAGQNEIDIVRTADTVAVLVPPGSGDEIQTLKAGILEIADVFVVNKADRDGTDRTVQELRDMIQLDDGGGTSGGAGGGGGHHSQEVIDAHDDWDPEDDADEAEPEGWTTPIVETVATTGTGVEELIDEFANHRQYLVDSGEHAEQVRGRYAEEIRTLLREDVHAVLEDRLEAAGGIDDLAEAVREGETDPYAIADDLLTPVEECIDELETGNGNRGED